The DNA window CTGCGAGGGAAAAACACCAGAGCCAGAGTGATGGTGAGAGCCAGGAGAAAAACAGGGATCACTCCTAACCTGGCAggacgaaacacacacacacacacacaaagttgtaACTTACTGACCAAGCACTAAGTTTCCGCCCATTTAAACTTGACTGTAACTGCATCTAACAGAGGTGCACAGTGTTCGCTGTCGCTTTGCAATCCACCCAAACAACATTGACCTTTGTAGTATGAGGCtctgatatgaaaaaaatagTATTAATACGCAGGGACTTGGTATATGGTCCCAGAAATCAATtcctatattatattatatgataataataataataataatttaagtaaaataaattactttGCTGGTCTCACATAGGTTTAGGTGCCAAGTAATGATATGAGAGTTGCAATCTTTCTGTGTGAGGTTTTttagttgttgtgttgtgttcaaacaATGGTTTACACAATctttaatgactttgcctccaGTCTTTGGTTTGAGACTTTATTCCATAGTTCCTTGAGATTCATGCATATTTTCCTACCTCAAATACTGTATGCGACCCAGTTAATGATTGTTATTGTAATAAAAGCCTACCCTTTAAACCTGAACGTGCCGAATTTACCAGAAAAGCTTCCTGCGGCCGCAGTTGAAGTGTTTCGTGTTCCAGCAGCTGCGTATTAAGGCTGAAAAGCAAACCAACATTAATCTGGAGGAAATGTTAACGGGACGTGGCATTGACCGATGAGATGGACCACAGCTGGGATTCTTCACTAACTTCTGTACATGTATTcaaatgtaatgtgtgtgtgtgtgtgtgtcctctcactCACTTGGCTGATCCGGATGCTCTCAGCAGCATCATCCCAATCACAAGAGCCGCGATCCAAACCAACGCGACGACGAAAACCCCCGTCCCGACCTCCAGCACGGAACTCATGTTGTTTTATCAGCAGGTTCGGTTACAGGCTGGTTTATCTGCTGATCTCACATTACCGACATAAACAAAGCAGCCCTGTAGTAAACGATCCATTTCATCACAGAGACTTCGGTTGGTAAATCAAGCTTCTCCCAGCGCGTCTCCTGCTTCCTGGTAACAGCAAGCAGGAGTGTGATTGGGTGAAGGAACTCGGGAAGAGCCAATCAAACGCGGCGTTGCTAAAAGAGCGTGGGGCGCAAGGGGACCATGCAGCCAATCCAGAGCATCACTTCCACTTGTGTTTCCCCTGTTGAAGTCTTCAAACCACCGCGGTGTGTTTCTGACACCGTGTCCCGAGGAGCGGGTGTTGTTCCCCGTCCCTCCCTGCAACGTATCGGGCCACTGCTTCCACTACAATTTTGAAAAATGCCAACTGAACTTAATTCTTAACATGTCTTTTATCCCACATCTACGGTGGgagagagctcaacacactgcaaattaagaaaacacatgcacatagaaAGAAAACGTGTCTCCCAACTGGAGGAGCTTGGCCCTTAATCATGTAAACAGTCATGTGACATTTGTACTTTCTGTTATTGACATTTGtactttcttgtttatttgcactaTTGTATTGGTATTTGTAtctttagttactcttattttattatttttctgacactattacatgttgagttgcttgaggcgcctgggatttaagattttcattgccagcaTGTACGCtatgtatctgttgtgcagatgacaaataaaacctttgaaacctTTGGGTACACTGCTGAATACACATTGATCCATTATTAGATATCAGTCTAATAAAATGAGATTTTTCAATATATTGTAATTACTTTTGCTTCTGCTATATATTGCTGAGGATGGATCTTATTATCCAATGCTTACTTTTATTTAGGCTGAGCATAAGAAACGGAAACTCACCCTGACCACATCTCCCTCCATCAGTGCTGCtttatgtgtatatgtgaaCAAGTGGGTTTTGTTGAAGGCACACTCAGTTTTTCTAACCTGGAAATATCAGGTTGAAGTTGGACTTTTCCAGCCTCATCAGAATCTCCACTCACTGCATCATCCCAGCAATCTTTTCGAAGCATGCAAGTACTAATGCGCACCGACAGGGGGCTGGCCAGATCCGCGTGTGTGCGCCGCGGCCCTACTGGAAGTGGGGGGGTCTCAGTGAGTTTACTGGAAGAAGACATGTTGCCTTTAAGTGATCCTCGTAAGATTCACGAATCCAGCGGCTATGGTTGTGATATAGTGTAAATTGCTGCTTTGCTTGATTAAAAAGACCAGACGACAGAGGATGGTCATATTCAGATGGATGGATGCTGAGAGTGAAGAGAAACACAGGACAAATGCACAGCCAGCTTTGCAGAGTTTGGTGCTGCCACTGTCTCAAAAATGTCAACCAGATTAAAGGGAGTGACAGAGATGGTCTGTGATAAAAGGGGTTTGAGTGGCAACTTGACCTGACCTCACTGAAGCGCTTTGGAAGCAAATAATTAGATTatataatcaatcaatctatcaatcaaattttacttgcatagcctatattcacaaattacactGTGCCTCATAAGGCTCTGTGACATCATCTGCCCTTAAGTGCAAAATGACCAAAATAAACTATTTCAACATGTGAGTTATTTTCCATATAGGCTTCCATACTCGTGTTTCCTGCAGCATTTGCTTTGCTCGGGTGATTGCACTGAATTCAGTGATGTTAAATATAGTCCAGAATGACTAAGAGGCTCTTTGCCTGCATGGCTGGCTACAAGGTATTTTGCTGGAGTTCTGGCGACAAACAATACAAAACGTGGAAGTTGTCATTGAAGGTTGTGCCCAGCTTTTCCTCACATTCTGCTCTTTTCCCATCAGAGATCTTTTGCTGCTTCACGGTCACAAAAATAGATGAAAATGGATTCATCAAACAACATAAtgaggtgtttgtgttgttgttgtcctctTTTGTCCATCTGTCTTCAAGCTAAATAAGAACACATTACTTGTGCATTTACACTTTTGGTTCTCAACCCTTACAAATCTTACAAACTCCTCGGGAACACGCAGACAGATCCGTTCCCTGTTTTTTTCCGCATCACCTCCAAGTCGTTGCAGTGCACCAACAGGATTCGCCATCGATCCTGGGCACGACACGTGAAGTCTCCTCTTCGCCCGCGGTTGACGCGCTCCCCGTCTCTTTACGCAGGCCCACGCGTGATTGCCGTATTTCCCACGGACACTGGAAGGCATCAGCGGGCCGGCGCTGGGAAAACGGGGGGTGAGAGCGGAGATGGAGGTGGGAGGGGCCTGGCGCGGGTGACGTCAGCGGCTGTGTGGAGGAGTATAGGCTGTGCTGTCAGCCCAGTGTCAGTCTGATGAAGATTGGCATGCAGGTAAGCTGTCATTCATTTTCAATGTCAGTGCATGGGAGCAGGGCTCTTCCACTTCAGCCTCCCCCCcttttcccccttttctcccccctctccctccctccctccctccctcacttcaTTACAAAAAGCAGGACATTATTCATACAGTCAGACAGCCGGgccagtgagagagagagagagagggagagagggagagagagagagaaagagagagagagagggagggagggaaggggaagtatagaggagggggagaaaaaaagagagaggaaaaagcgAGGAGATGCATTTTTGTGCTGGACTGAAAGaccagtggattttttttttttttttttctgtttcgtTTTAATTCTTGATGCGGAGGTTTTTGGGATTTTCACAATAACGTGTCGGTGATGTTTGTGATGCGCGTGTCTGCGGGAGGTGTTGTGTTCGGCGGCGGATGCTTCGGCGCAGAAGCTCGTAATTGTAGCGATAACAATAATAGAGAGGGACCGGGCAGAAGGAGGCAGCTTTGCTCCTGCGGCTGTGACACTCAGCGGCGGAATAACACATGATTTATATATGAACGACGAGTGCGTGATGCGCGGGTCTCTCCCGCGTTGTGCTGCCTCTTCACCGCCGCTGCgtgttttcctcctgttcaACTTAACCTGGTGTGTTTTTATCCAGAAGGCTCTGATCGCGATTGCTGAGTGTTTGTCGGCctacattaaaatatatatgttcaGTGGAAAATAACTTCCACTCAAGTTCATTCGAGTCAATTcagcatttttatgttttccatAATTTGGTCAATTTCTAGATTGtagcgtctgtgtgtgtgtgtgtgtgtgtgtgtgtgtgtgtgtgtgtgtgtgtgtgactaaataaaaaataacatcattatataaatgtcaaactgaaaaggaagaaaatagCAAATGTAGTTGGAAAGGtagttttgtttaaatgttatttcaaaTCCTTGCACTTAATGACcagcagtttttttccccaaagtGAAACAACATTGTACAAAACGATAATGGCTGCATTTATTCCAGAGTGATGTAAAGCAAAAAAATCTGAGCGTTTTTAAAGGTCAGACAGGTAGTTTCAAGCTGTCTGCATCTCTGTATGAATCCCACTCGTCTTTAATTTGGAGCGTGTCTCAGTAAAGCTACCTGCATCTCACCGAGGTCTGATGTTTACTCTCAGCCGCCCCTGCCCTGCAAAAGCCTCTCCACACCAAACACTGGCCTTCTTTGTGTGACGCTCGCCGCTGTCTTTTTCAGCTGAGCGGGTTTATTCCACAAATGACTGTTAAACTCAGAGGAGACTTTTCAGTGGCACGTCAGGTAGCTTGTCTCAGGTAGCTAGTTAGAAAAGCACAGATTTGCAGGTCCTCTGCTGcattttggtttgtgttgtaTGATATTTATACACATGAAGATCAAATATCAAATGACTGTGCGAACACATGCCCCTATCTGGCAAACACAGCAAAAAAGTTGACGCTCAGGTTACTTTTCTATCACAGATTCGTTGTCATCTGACAATAGTGAAATGTTTCAACTATATACTACAAAGTCAGGGCCCCTGACTGCAAAGACCGAGCAGTGGGATTACATTAGCCTAATTAAATATGCCTGAACCATTTGTTTACTAATCATCTGCTTCCCTGAGAAA is part of the Paralichthys olivaceus isolate ysfri-2021 chromosome 15, ASM2471397v2, whole genome shotgun sequence genome and encodes:
- the tmem218 gene encoding transmembrane protein 218, coding for MSSVLEVGTGVFVVALVWIAALVIGMMLLRASGSAKLGVIPVFLLALTITLALVFFPRSPETPPPFKEVEIVDTLFIGRYVLLAVVSVVFLVMFFMLLPFHFLEPVYAKALRTH